The proteins below are encoded in one region of Balaenoptera ricei isolate mBalRic1 chromosome 6, mBalRic1.hap2, whole genome shotgun sequence:
- the LOC132367874 gene encoding LOW QUALITY PROTEIN: inorganic pyrophosphatase 2, mitochondrial-like (The sequence of the model RefSeq protein was modified relative to this genomic sequence to represent the inferred CDS: inserted 1 base in 1 codon), translating to MALYRTEEHGQPHSPGSCLCFKNVAGHYISPFHDIPLXEENGIPTKRARNDEYENLFNMVVEVPPWTNAKMEIATEESLNPIKQDVKDGKLPYVVNIFPHKGYIWNYGALPQTWEDPHLKDKSTDCCGDNNPIDVCEIGSKVLSRGDVVHVKSPGILALIDQGETDWKLIAINVNDPEASKFHDTEDVKKYKPGYLEATLNWFRFYKIPEGKLENQFAFNGEFNNRAFALKVIKSTHECCKALLMEKCDGGAINWTNVQVCDSPFHCSQEEARSLVESVSFSLNKGSNEEDQVWHFLGK from the exons ATGGCCCTGTACCGCACGGAGGAGCACGGCCAGCCCCACTCTCCCGGTTCCTGCCTCTGTTTCAAGAATGTAGCTGGTCACTACATTTCCCCCTTTCATGATATTCCTC AAGAGGAAAATGGCATTCCTACAAAGAGAGCACGAAATGATGAATATGAGAATTTGTTTAATATGGTTGTAGAAGTACCTCCGTGGACAAATGCTAAAATGGAGATTGCCACAGAGGAGTCATTGAATCCCATTAAACAAGATGTAAAGGATGGCAAGCTTCCCTATGTGGTCAATATCTTTCCTCACAAGGGTTATATATGGAATTATGGTGCCCTCCCTCAGACTTGGGAAGATCCCCATCTAAAAGATAAGAGCACAGACTGCTGTGGAGATAATAATCCTATTGATGTTTGTGAGATAGGCTCAAAGGTTCTTTCTCGTGGAGATGTTGTTCATGTGAAGAGCCCTGGAATTCTGGCTCTTATTGATCAGGGTGAAACAGATTGGAAATTAATTGCTATCAATGTGAATGATCCTGAAGCCTCAAAGTTTCATGATACTGAAGATGTTAAGAAGTACAAACCTGGTTACTTAGAAGCTACACTTAATTGGTTTAGATTTTATAAGATACCAGAGGGAAAACTGGAAAACCAGTTTGCTTTTAATGGAGAATTCAATAACAGGGCTTTTGCTCTTAAAGTTATTAAATCTACTCATGAATGTTGCAAAGCATTGCTTATGGAGAAGTGTGATGGAGGGGCTATAAATTGGACAAATGTGCAGGTATGTGATAGCCCTTTCCATTGCTCTCAAGAGGAAGCTAGATCATTAGTTGAATCAGTGTCATTTTCACTGAATAAAGGAAGTAATGAAGAAGATCAAGTATGGCACTTCCTTGGCAAGTGA